One segment of Leptospira langatensis DNA contains the following:
- a CDS encoding LIC20036 family protein: MQKIITNNDLKKISLGVLVAAPLFFLLGYFMRGCGSVDRQAKVTYSGSFTEGTLVSLDSKNVILRDPDFSIPLETVEKIEFLEDAQSLNSNQVSLSDQEKSFVGTYKLQVGIHKGVLSIFPRKTGGIGASLRFTNWGKGTNEYLTGIKVTGKSIRFVRSCSGAKCSEIGSSTPFTQTYTGDLDGKKIQGAYQGSNSSGRWIAER, translated from the coding sequence TTGCAAAAAATCATCACGAATAACGATCTTAAAAAAATCAGTCTCGGGGTCCTTGTGGCCGCTCCGTTGTTCTTTCTCCTGGGATATTTTATGCGGGGATGCGGCTCTGTGGACAGACAGGCAAAGGTAACCTATAGCGGTTCTTTTACGGAAGGAACCCTGGTCTCGTTAGATTCTAAAAACGTAATATTAAGGGATCCTGATTTTTCCATTCCTTTGGAAACTGTGGAGAAGATCGAATTTTTGGAGGATGCGCAGAGTCTAAACTCTAACCAAGTCTCCTTATCCGATCAGGAAAAATCCTTTGTGGGAACTTATAAATTGCAGGTAGGCATACATAAGGGAGTGCTCAGTATCTTTCCTAGAAAGACGGGAGGAATTGGCGCGAGCCTTCGTTTCACGAATTGGGGAAAGGGAACGAATGAGTATTTGACCGGCATCAAGGTTACTGGCAAGAGCATTCGATTCGTTCGCTCTTGCAGCGGTGCAAAATGTTCGGAAATAGGAAGCAGCACTCCTTTTACTCAGACGTACACGGGAGATCTGGACGGAAAGAAGATCCAAGGGGCCTACCAGGGAAGCAATAGTTCGGGACGCTGGATCGCAGAACGTTAA
- a CDS encoding BatD family protein, whose amino-acid sequence MKRFLLLFIFGFASVSSVYAVDPKFYLSQSRAELGDPVFAIIETEGAAQIRVIDKEFQAKGIKAVYWGMEDSTTIVNFKTFRKKLLKYRLIASAPGKYTVPEITIEIDGKKFETSSLTVEFGARSAAARNPGSFWNRFFTTEDNAGPADGDLKVVFQLDKKEVWVGQPILGFFALYYRNAIRPYFDRDPSSSIEFPYFRSEVLSGISLTIPNTVVYEGIEYETSPYNKEIFILTPLKKGEYSLGSTSFHLEGQLQSYFHMRSTKTIGSKITVQDLPQPSPKTFAGAVGDFEISLEGFPKNIHTDEPFQFKVVLKGKGNLSSVKDPLRSSCPSPDCYPEITFLQLRPQREFKELGPGEYGFYLNHSYSYSVLPKKEGTWKPKDLQFSYFNPNLRRYSEVTISFPSLTVGPPRPKIKTSEGGVERGYGISFWGISLLGISGLAGTLYIALVFRRRYEITRSLKRLDLWIGSKRGFVLKHAAMSKGLSEEEGIVLASCKSESVPLDETYRSMDPDSRASLLGIAHKLLVNIKEEESV is encoded by the coding sequence GTGAAACGGTTTCTTCTTCTTTTCATATTCGGATTCGCAAGTGTTAGCTCCGTTTATGCGGTGGATCCGAAGTTTTATTTGAGCCAATCCAGGGCCGAGTTAGGAGATCCTGTATTTGCGATCATAGAAACGGAAGGTGCCGCGCAGATTCGGGTCATAGATAAGGAATTCCAGGCAAAGGGGATCAAGGCAGTCTATTGGGGAATGGAAGACAGTACTACGATCGTGAACTTCAAGACCTTTCGCAAGAAACTCTTAAAGTACAGATTGATCGCATCCGCTCCCGGAAAATATACAGTGCCCGAGATCACCATAGAGATAGACGGGAAGAAATTCGAAACCTCTTCTCTGACTGTAGAATTCGGTGCGAGAAGTGCAGCGGCTCGAAATCCCGGATCCTTCTGGAATCGGTTCTTCACGACGGAAGATAACGCAGGACCTGCGGATGGAGATCTAAAAGTTGTCTTTCAGTTGGATAAGAAAGAGGTTTGGGTAGGACAACCTATTCTGGGCTTCTTTGCGCTATATTATAGAAATGCAATACGTCCCTATTTCGATAGGGATCCTTCTAGTTCTATTGAGTTCCCTTACTTTAGGAGCGAGGTGCTTTCGGGGATCAGTCTTACTATTCCGAATACCGTTGTATACGAGGGGATAGAATATGAGACTTCTCCGTACAATAAGGAGATCTTTATACTCACTCCTTTAAAGAAGGGGGAATATTCCCTGGGCTCCACTTCCTTTCATCTAGAAGGACAATTGCAGTCTTATTTTCACATGAGAAGCACCAAGACTATAGGGAGCAAGATAACCGTGCAGGATCTTCCTCAGCCTTCTCCTAAGACGTTTGCGGGAGCCGTCGGGGATTTCGAGATTTCTTTAGAAGGATTTCCGAAGAATATCCATACGGATGAACCGTTCCAATTCAAGGTGGTGCTGAAAGGGAAGGGAAATCTTTCTTCTGTCAAGGATCCGTTGCGCTCCTCTTGCCCTTCTCCCGATTGCTATCCGGAGATCACTTTTCTTCAGCTCCGTCCCCAGAGAGAGTTCAAGGAATTGGGGCCGGGAGAATACGGCTTTTATCTGAATCATTCGTATTCCTATTCCGTTCTTCCTAAGAAGGAAGGAACCTGGAAACCGAAGGATCTCCAATTTTCGTATTTCAATCCGAACTTACGTAGATACTCGGAGGTGACGATCAGCTTTCCAAGCTTAACGGTAGGACCTCCTCGCCCTAAGATCAAAACTTCGGAAGGAGGAGTAGAAAGAGGATATGGGATCTCCTTTTGGGGGATTTCTCTCTTAGGAATTTCGGGTTTGGCTGGGACCTTATATATAGCGTTAGTATTCAGAAGAAGATATGAGATCACTCGAAGCCTGAAACGGCTTGACCTCTGGATCGGTTCCAAAAGAGGTTTTGTTTTGAAACATGCAGCGATGAGCAAAGGCCTCTCTGAAGAAGAGGGGATCGTACTAGCTTCCTGCAAATCCGAGTCAGTTCCTTTGGACGAAACGTACCGAAGTATGGATCCGGACTCTCGTGCCTCTCTTCTCGGGATCGCACACAAATTATTGGTGAATATAAAGGAAGAAGAATCCGTATGA
- a CDS encoding AAA family ATPase, with product MESATSKQGILPLAESDIQFAKDTLDRIRQELTGEITGQETVVKNLLISLACQGHVLLEGMPGLAKTLLAKSLSSALALDFKRVQFTPDLLPADLIGTVVFNPKNGEFNTRKGPIFTGVLLADEINRAPAKVQSALLECMEEKTVTIGDHTFPLERPFLVLATENPIDQDGTYPLPEAQMDRFFMKVLVEYPDMSEELAILEQHGKLASSPKRIQKTASAQDILKISSLVDRVHVEPKLKSYIVRLVRNTRPEEKTVPELLPYVRHGASPRASLSLLKASKAKALWEGRDYVAPEDVKAVLPEILRHRILLTFEAISEDVGIESVIRIVSDATQVL from the coding sequence ATGGAATCGGCTACGAGCAAGCAGGGGATTCTTCCATTAGCAGAATCTGATATTCAATTTGCGAAAGACACTCTGGATCGGATCCGCCAGGAACTTACCGGAGAGATCACCGGTCAGGAGACAGTGGTCAAGAACCTGCTTATTTCCCTTGCCTGCCAAGGTCATGTGCTTTTGGAGGGAATGCCTGGTCTTGCAAAGACGCTTCTTGCAAAATCCTTGTCTTCTGCCTTGGCCTTGGATTTCAAGAGAGTCCAATTTACTCCGGACCTTCTTCCTGCGGACCTGATCGGGACGGTCGTATTCAATCCTAAGAATGGGGAGTTCAATACTCGCAAGGGACCAATCTTTACGGGAGTTCTTCTCGCGGACGAGATCAACCGTGCTCCTGCGAAGGTGCAGTCCGCCTTATTGGAATGCATGGAAGAAAAGACCGTGACTATTGGGGATCATACATTTCCTTTGGAGAGGCCTTTCTTGGTCTTAGCCACGGAGAACCCCATCGATCAGGATGGAACGTATCCTCTACCAGAGGCTCAGATGGACCGTTTCTTCATGAAGGTATTGGTAGAATATCCCGACATGAGCGAAGAGCTCGCCATCTTGGAGCAGCACGGTAAGCTCGCTTCATCTCCAAAACGCATTCAAAAAACTGCAAGTGCTCAGGATATTCTGAAGATCTCCAGTTTGGTGGATCGTGTGCATGTGGAGCCTAAACTAAAAAGCTATATCGTACGGCTGGTTCGTAATACTCGCCCTGAAGAAAAGACCGTGCCTGAACTTCTTCCTTATGTGAGACATGGAGCTTCTCCTCGTGCGAGCTTGAGTTTGCTTAAGGCATCCAAGGCAAAAGCGCTCTGGGAGGGAAGGGACTACGTCGCTCCGGAAGATGTGAAAGCGGTTTTACCGGAAATCCTAAGACATAGGATCCTTCTTACATTTGAAGCAATCTCGGAGGACGTGGGAATAGAATCCGTGATCCGGATCGTTTCCGACGCGACCCAGGTGCTTTAA
- a CDS encoding DUF58 domain-containing protein, with product MLRKEYQNLIQLLDFKERGFSLRNRQGTAASSRKGRGVDFKDVRPYAVGDDTRLIDWNVTSRFGELHVREFNEDKERLGVFFLDVSESMDWSSSEWTKAENAFQVLALLTLLYVRKGNLAKILLYSDRLEWETGYLRTVEEALPCLEKVRLYSHQKRKTAPELPFTLLKNRIRRYTDSYILSDFHGSTSLRKLTGLRKFHTLHAIRFVDALENSPQRNMLAYFLGKDPETGAFSRGNQTDIKKNLEVLFKSRYLELEGTDTDPTKLLNYWRTLG from the coding sequence ATGCTTCGTAAAGAATACCAAAATCTGATCCAACTCTTGGACTTCAAGGAGAGAGGTTTCTCTCTGCGAAATCGACAAGGGACCGCTGCCAGTTCCAGAAAGGGAAGGGGAGTGGACTTTAAGGACGTGCGTCCGTACGCAGTCGGGGACGATACTCGTTTGATCGATTGGAACGTTACTTCCCGCTTCGGAGAATTGCATGTGAGGGAATTCAACGAAGACAAGGAGAGGCTAGGAGTATTCTTCTTGGATGTTTCCGAGTCAATGGATTGGAGTAGCTCCGAGTGGACCAAGGCAGAGAACGCATTTCAAGTGCTAGCGTTACTCACTCTTCTCTATGTAAGAAAGGGAAATCTCGCAAAGATACTTCTCTATTCGGATCGATTGGAATGGGAGACAGGATACTTGCGAACGGTAGAAGAAGCTCTTCCCTGCTTGGAAAAAGTGAGATTGTATTCTCACCAAAAAAGAAAGACCGCACCTGAGCTTCCATTCACGCTCTTAAAGAACCGGATCCGAAGATATACGGATTCCTATATACTCTCCGATTTTCACGGCTCGACTTCTTTGCGTAAGCTGACTGGGTTACGAAAATTTCATACATTGCATGCGATCCGATTCGTGGACGCATTGGAAAATTCCCCGCAAAGAAATATGCTGGCTTATTTTTTGGGGAAGGATCCGGAAACCGGCGCCTTCTCGAGGGGAAACCAAACAGATATCAAAAAGAACCTAGAGGTATTATTTAAATCCAGATACTTGGAATTGGAAGGAACGGATACGGATCCTACAAAGCTTTTGAACTACTGGAGAACTTTGGGATGA
- the htpG gene encoding molecular chaperone HtpG, translating into MSEEVKGRISVETENIFPIIKKWLYSEKDIFLRELVSNACDAIAKLKKISLSEEFEGGTDYRIDLDFDQNERTLTIQDNGIGMNEEEVNRYINQIAFSGAEEFVKNYQGEGDKPEIIGHFGLGFYSCFMVSSKVQIETKSYRKGSQAVIWESESGTEFTLKPGTKTERGTKITLFLDGDSGEFLDAWKLKELVRKYCDFLPVPIYVKEEKANKQTPLWSEQPSAVKKEQYGEFYKYLFPFAEDPLFHVHLNVDYPFKLQGILYFPKLKHELDANRMGIKLYCNHVFVSDEAKELVPQFLTVLQGTLDIPDLPLNVSRSYLQNDPLVKKISSHIVKKVSDKLQEEFKRDPDEFRKNWDEIALFVKYGLMTDEKFYESAKDLIFFRSSNGDLTKLEDYVERNKERNSGKIYYAGEAELSSVYMDLLKSQGLEAVLVDSRIDSHFLQFLEGKNPDWKFQRVDSELADQVLDKDASPDLADTENKTAEDRLKEIFSKAVGREGVEIKTEALKAEDIPSVILLPEHLRRIAEMGQFYGQKSSEILKSHTLLINRKSKLVKNILSLSKGLHPEKAEKLARSVYDLALLGAKLLSEEELSDMVRRQRDLLEQLSSD; encoded by the coding sequence ATGAGCGAAGAAGTAAAAGGAAGGATCTCCGTAGAGACGGAGAATATTTTCCCAATTATTAAAAAATGGTTATATTCTGAAAAAGATATATTCTTAAGGGAATTGGTGTCGAACGCTTGCGACGCGATTGCGAAACTTAAGAAGATCTCCCTCAGCGAGGAATTCGAGGGAGGAACGGACTACAGGATAGATCTGGATTTCGATCAAAACGAGAGGACTCTCACCATCCAGGACAACGGGATAGGTATGAACGAGGAGGAAGTGAATAGATACATCAATCAGATCGCTTTCTCCGGTGCGGAAGAGTTCGTTAAGAATTACCAGGGAGAAGGGGACAAACCGGAGATCATAGGTCATTTCGGTTTAGGGTTCTATTCTTGCTTCATGGTTTCTTCTAAAGTGCAAATAGAGACCAAGTCGTATAGAAAGGGCAGCCAAGCAGTGATTTGGGAAAGCGAGTCTGGTACGGAATTTACTCTTAAACCCGGAACTAAGACGGAAAGAGGGACTAAGATCACTCTATTCCTAGACGGAGATTCGGGAGAATTCCTGGATGCATGGAAACTAAAAGAGTTAGTCCGTAAGTATTGCGATTTCCTTCCTGTCCCGATCTATGTGAAAGAGGAAAAGGCGAATAAGCAGACTCCTCTTTGGAGCGAGCAACCTTCTGCCGTTAAAAAAGAACAGTACGGCGAGTTTTATAAGTATCTATTCCCGTTTGCAGAAGATCCTCTCTTTCATGTTCATTTAAATGTGGACTATCCTTTTAAGCTCCAGGGGATATTATATTTTCCTAAATTAAAGCATGAGTTAGATGCGAATCGGATGGGGATCAAACTCTATTGCAATCATGTATTCGTTTCCGACGAGGCAAAGGAGTTGGTTCCTCAATTTCTGACAGTATTGCAAGGGACCTTGGATATCCCGGATCTCCCATTGAACGTATCCCGTTCTTATTTGCAGAACGATCCCTTGGTAAAGAAGATCTCTTCTCATATTGTTAAGAAAGTCTCCGACAAATTGCAGGAAGAGTTCAAAAGAGATCCGGACGAGTTCCGAAAGAATTGGGATGAGATCGCTCTATTTGTGAAATACGGGCTCATGACGGACGAGAAGTTCTACGAATCCGCAAAAGATCTCATTTTTTTCAGATCGTCTAACGGAGATCTAACGAAGTTAGAGGATTATGTAGAGAGGAATAAGGAAAGGAACTCCGGCAAGATCTATTATGCGGGAGAAGCGGAGCTTTCTTCGGTATATATGGATCTTTTGAAATCCCAAGGACTGGAGGCAGTTCTTGTGGATTCTAGGATAGACAGCCACTTCTTGCAGTTCCTAGAGGGAAAGAATCCCGACTGGAAGTTCCAAAGAGTGGACTCCGAGCTTGCGGACCAGGTACTCGATAAGGATGCTTCTCCTGATCTTGCCGATACTGAGAACAAGACGGCCGAGGATCGTCTAAAAGAGATCTTCTCCAAGGCAGTAGGAAGGGAAGGGGTCGAGATCAAGACCGAAGCCTTGAAGGCGGAAGATATTCCTTCCGTGATCCTTCTTCCGGAACATTTAAGAAGGATCGCAGAGATGGGTCAGTTTTACGGTCAGAAATCTTCCGAAATCCTGAAGAGCCATACTCTTCTGATCAATCGCAAATCCAAATTGGTAAAGAACATACTTTCCCTATCCAAGGGTTTGCATCCTGAGAAGGCCGAAAAATTGGCGAGGTCGGTATACGACTTAGCCTTGTTAGGAGCCAAGCTTCTAAGCGAAGAGGAACTCAGCGATATGGTTCGTAGACAGAGGGATCTGTTAGAGCAGCTTTCTTCGGATTGA
- a CDS encoding LB_053 family protein codes for MRAASVIEFVHALKDLSFYKIFVIVLLFSASSPLFAWKETWNPNQVSIGQRSEYVLEFREGEIVSPDFPLKGVHADPDSSDLPLLEVLSVDVEKDRIKLIVVYYATGKFTLPVVWKDKSSKEYRSEAELTVLSSLSEKDKAPEDILPPLEFSGPYGWKLAALFAGMTAILLGIFYAWYLHQTRVHRPMDAVIQTDPWLHRILIYENGLDELINSSPIHAREFYRALSGYIRENMARRLNTSFAHLTEEELFSKIYDSFPIEGEEARSWENLLRKSQYSGENASISREDAVQAWDYWKEVLAE; via the coding sequence ATGCGAGCCGCATCTGTCATTGAGTTTGTACATGCCCTTAAGGATCTTAGCTTCTATAAGATCTTTGTTATAGTATTATTATTCTCCGCTTCTTCACCTTTGTTTGCATGGAAGGAAACATGGAATCCGAACCAAGTCAGTATAGGGCAGAGATCGGAATATGTATTAGAGTTTCGAGAAGGAGAGATCGTATCTCCTGATTTCCCTTTGAAAGGAGTCCATGCGGATCCTGATTCTTCGGACCTTCCTCTTTTGGAAGTTCTTTCGGTGGATGTCGAAAAGGATCGCATCAAGCTTATTGTGGTCTATTATGCGACCGGAAAATTCACTCTTCCCGTTGTTTGGAAAGATAAGAGTTCCAAGGAGTATCGTTCCGAAGCGGAGCTTACCGTTCTTTCTTCCTTAAGTGAAAAGGACAAGGCGCCGGAGGATATACTTCCACCTTTGGAGTTCTCAGGGCCGTATGGTTGGAAATTGGCAGCCTTGTTTGCAGGAATGACTGCGATCCTTCTTGGGATCTTTTATGCCTGGTATCTGCATCAAACAAGGGTTCATCGTCCTATGGATGCGGTCATACAGACGGATCCTTGGCTTCATAGAATTCTAATTTATGAAAATGGATTGGACGAGCTCATTAATTCTTCTCCCATTCATGCCAGGGAATTCTATAGAGCCTTGTCCGGATACATTCGGGAGAATATGGCAAGGAGGTTAAACACTTCTTTCGCTCATCTCACCGAAGAAGAGTTATTCTCTAAGATCTACGATTCTTTCCCGATCGAAGGAGAAGAGGCTCGTTCTTGGGAGAATCTATTGCGTAAGTCGCAATACTCCGGAGAGAACGCAAGTATCTCGAGAGAGGATGCGGTGCAGGCCTGGGATTATTGGAAGGAGGTTCTTGCAGAATGA
- the batA gene encoding VWA domain-containing protein BatA has translation MNEWEAPFYLLFLVPIWVLTLYSYWKKDPALSMKLRLPGAKSSGQTNILEWCSRYFPLLRPIVLSLFVIALAGPGKKYRFLPDETQGVDIMLALDVSGSMSKSRDFLPETRLGISKKLLKEFIRKRETDRIGLVVFAGGAYLQSPLTSDRATLEEILGMAEEETVPEQGTAIGDAVILSSYRLRRSPARSKVIVLITDGVSNTGRIDPVTATEIAKGVGIKIYSIGIGKEDQSYEVNFDILDELSKKTGGVFYRAEDVSQLREVLSAIDSLEKDLLALPPEEVRETQALIILAYALALLGLDLFFRTWLFRYYV, from the coding sequence ATGAACGAATGGGAAGCTCCGTTCTATCTTCTTTTCCTGGTCCCGATCTGGGTTTTGACCTTGTATTCCTATTGGAAGAAGGATCCTGCACTTAGCATGAAGCTCCGGCTTCCTGGAGCAAAATCATCCGGACAAACAAACATTTTAGAATGGTGTTCGCGTTATTTCCCTTTGCTACGACCTATCGTATTGAGTTTATTTGTGATCGCACTCGCTGGACCCGGAAAGAAATACAGATTCCTGCCGGACGAAACCCAGGGTGTGGATATCATGTTGGCCCTGGATGTGTCCGGCTCCATGTCCAAGAGCCGCGACTTCTTGCCGGAAACGAGACTAGGCATCTCCAAGAAATTACTGAAAGAGTTTATTAGAAAAAGAGAAACCGATCGCATCGGCTTGGTAGTGTTTGCTGGAGGAGCGTACTTGCAATCTCCTTTGACAAGCGACAGGGCGACTCTAGAAGAGATCTTAGGAATGGCAGAAGAAGAAACAGTACCGGAGCAGGGAACGGCTATCGGGGACGCGGTCATTCTTTCTTCGTATCGCTTAAGAAGATCGCCTGCAAGATCCAAGGTGATCGTACTGATCACGGACGGAGTCTCGAATACAGGAAGGATCGATCCTGTGACTGCGACGGAGATCGCTAAAGGAGTGGGGATCAAGATCTATTCCATCGGGATCGGAAAGGAAGACCAATCCTATGAAGTGAACTTCGATATTTTGGACGAACTTTCCAAGAAGACGGGCGGAGTCTTTTATAGAGCGGAAGATGTAAGTCAGTTAAGAGAAGTGCTTTCCGCAATCGATTCCTTAGAGAAAGATCTATTGGCGCTTCCTCCCGAAGAAGTAAGAGAGACGCAGGCACTTATCATTTTGGCATACGCTTTGGCCTTGCTGGGCCTGGATCTGTTCTTTCGGACCTGGCTTTTTAGGTACTATGTATGA
- the batB gene encoding VWA domain-containing protein BatB: protein MSEKFLESFWAVLVLIFVCYAFFKLAFYFFWDRWKKKFPGLPREAQVPSFWLVITRVLILGTVFYLSYAGFRQTEGSKSKEEETLKGVDLLFLVDVSLSMQAVDTNPSRLARVKEAILRMLPELPGNRFGMIVFAASPFVYCPMTSDARAFAEYVRGLDADIVGDRGTDLNAAFKKAEEVLSSNQVLRNRILVLATDGEDMDSPSLFRFPADVWVWSVGTPTGGAIAYTDDGSRVSGYLTREGSLAPYENSPGVVISQANPSFLRSLASTNDGKFLDLDSESPNLKEVQSWVGSMEKNTNQRIHNLRRAEGVQKFLLPVVLLLLFDFFVLEFLGKYFGKSRTKLMTALLFVLVLSSSGLSAVELDPGGNRIKEGRNSYDGGDFKGSLEKYKEAEQYFPEDPRLDFNRGDSEYKSGNLDRAIRHFEKGAESKDFKVRSMSHYNLGNAYMKLGDRKKAAEHYLRSLKEYPGMEPAKKNLEWLRKLPPNGGEGSETKDQSQGMDDPIQPGTGGAGENEEGSKQRSKSKAEAGKDPKNKNKSKAEQELDRIMESMDLDNVKRRSPGSRNREVFW from the coding sequence ATGAGCGAAAAGTTTTTAGAATCCTTTTGGGCCGTTCTGGTACTCATCTTTGTATGTTACGCCTTCTTTAAATTGGCATTCTATTTCTTCTGGGATCGCTGGAAGAAAAAGTTCCCTGGCTTGCCTAGGGAGGCGCAAGTACCTTCCTTTTGGCTCGTTATAACAAGGGTGTTGATCTTAGGAACTGTATTCTATCTTTCTTATGCTGGATTCAGGCAAACGGAAGGAAGCAAGTCCAAGGAAGAAGAGACATTGAAAGGAGTAGATCTTCTTTTCTTGGTGGATGTGAGTCTTTCTATGCAAGCAGTGGACACGAATCCTTCTCGCTTGGCCCGTGTTAAAGAAGCCATTTTAAGAATGCTACCTGAGCTTCCTGGAAATCGATTCGGCATGATCGTGTTTGCCGCTTCTCCTTTCGTGTATTGTCCCATGACATCGGATGCCCGGGCCTTTGCGGAATATGTAAGAGGGCTGGACGCGGATATCGTGGGAGATAGAGGTACGGATCTGAACGCAGCATTCAAAAAGGCGGAAGAGGTCTTAAGTTCCAACCAAGTGCTTCGAAATCGGATCCTGGTTCTCGCCACTGACGGAGAAGATATGGATTCTCCCTCTCTATTCCGTTTTCCCGCGGATGTATGGGTCTGGTCTGTAGGAACTCCTACAGGAGGAGCGATTGCGTATACGGACGACGGTTCCCGGGTTTCCGGCTATCTGACTCGAGAAGGTTCCCTGGCCCCGTATGAGAATTCGCCCGGAGTCGTGATCTCTCAGGCAAATCCTTCCTTTTTAAGAAGCCTGGCTAGTACCAACGACGGTAAATTTCTGGATTTAGATTCAGAAAGTCCTAATCTAAAAGAAGTCCAATCATGGGTGGGCTCCATGGAGAAGAATACGAACCAAAGGATCCATAATCTAAGAAGGGCAGAAGGGGTCCAAAAATTCCTTTTGCCTGTGGTATTGCTTTTGCTCTTCGATTTCTTTGTGCTGGAGTTTCTTGGGAAATATTTCGGTAAGTCTCGTACAAAGCTTATGACTGCATTATTATTCGTTCTTGTCCTTTCTTCTTCCGGGTTGTCCGCGGTGGAATTGGATCCCGGAGGGAATCGGATCAAGGAAGGAAGGAACTCCTACGATGGGGGAGACTTCAAGGGATCCCTGGAAAAATACAAAGAAGCGGAGCAATACTTTCCTGAGGATCCAAGATTGGATTTCAATCGAGGGGATTCGGAATACAAGTCCGGGAATTTGGACAGAGCAATTCGTCATTTCGAGAAGGGAGCGGAATCCAAGGACTTTAAAGTTCGTTCCATGTCCCATTATAATCTAGGGAACGCCTATATGAAGTTAGGCGATCGGAAAAAGGCTGCTGAACATTATCTTCGTTCCTTAAAGGAATATCCCGGTATGGAGCCTGCAAAGAAAAATCTAGAATGGTTGCGTAAGCTTCCGCCTAACGGAGGAGAAGGTTCCGAAACCAAAGACCAATCCCAGGGCATGGACGATCCTATTCAGCCTGGAACAGGTGGAGCAGGGGAGAACGAAGAAGGATCTAAGCAAAGATCAAAGTCCAAGGCAGAAGCCGGAAAAGATCCTAAGAATAAGAACAAATCCAAGGCGGAGCAAGAGTTGGATCGGATCATGGAATCCATGGACTTGGATAACGTAAAGAGAAGAAGTCCAGGCTCTCGCAATCGAGAGGTTTTCTGGTGA